One window of Oryza brachyantha chromosome 12, ObraRS2, whole genome shotgun sequence genomic DNA carries:
- the LOC102706510 gene encoding calcium-dependent mitochondrial ATP-magnesium/phosphate carrier protein 1-like gives MSPEHPLLAAARHRLRLRLPFPFPGSNPNPNPKQQQQRKPDCLLHLHVVVTNFLHKPLSGDLLCIAFDALAHNLRLLDHKAKEFQPHLHQLESAIRGKKADFDGFLSNLGFAKVGGHGITGTGTGTPPPASVSDDDDQPQDIVTANDDTPPLPHRLPVRLLNIPLSNVERLRSTLSTVSLTELIELLPQLVGRSTTSPDAHPDKKKLFSVHDFFRYAEFEGKRFFEELDRDCDGQVTLEDLEIAMRKRRLPRRYAREFLRRTRSNLFSKSIGWKQFLSLMEQKEPTILRAYTTLCLSKSGTLHKNQILASLKSAGLPANEDNAAAMLRYLNADSEQSISYSHFRNFMLLLPSERLEDDPRNIWFEAATLVAVPPPVEISTGSVLKSALAGGLASALSTSMMHPIDSMKTRVQASSLSFPDLISTLPQIGIRGLYRGSIPAILGQFSSHGLRTGIFEASKLVLKSVAPTLPDIQVQSLSSFCSTILGTAVRIPCEVLKQRLQAGIFNNVGEAIVGTMQKDGPKGFFRGTGATLCREVPFYVAGMCLYAEAKKAAQHVLNRDLEPWETVAVGAFSGGLAAVVTTPFDVMKTRMMTAPPGTPVTMQLIVFSILRNEGPLGLFKGAIPRFFWIAPLGAMNFAGYELAKKAMIQAESDSTDSLHEKRTTYG, from the exons ATGTCACCTGAGCAccctctcctcgccgccgcccgccaccgcctccgcctccgcctccccttccccttccctgGATCCAATCCCAATCCCAAtcccaagcagcagcagcagcgcaaGCCCGActgcctcctccacctccatgtCGTTGTCACCAATTTCCTCCACAAGCCCCTCTCTGGAGACCTCCTCTGCATTGCCTTCGACGCCTTAGCCCATAACCTACGCCTGCTGGACCACAAAGCCAAGGAATTCCAACCGCATCTCCACCAATTAGAGTCAGCAATCCGTGGGAAGAAGGCCGATTTCGATGGCTTCCTCTCCAATTTGGGTTTCGCCAAGGTTGGGGGCCATGGCAtcaccggcaccggcaccggcacccCACCTCCAGCCTCcgtctccgacgacgacgaccaacCTCAAGATATTGTGACTGCTAATGATGATACTCCACCACTGCCACACAGATTACCTGTTCGCCTGCTCAACATCCCCTTGTCCAACGTCGAGCGGCTGCGCTCCACACTTTCCACGGTTTCACTCACCGAGCTGATTGAGCTACTTCCCCAGCTGGTTGGCAGGTCAACCACATCACCCGATGCCCATCCTGATAAAAAGAAGCTCTTCTCTGTGCACGACTTCTTCAGATATGCTGAATTTGAAG GAAAGCGATTCTTTGAGGAGTTGGACAGAGATTGCGATGGTCAAGTCACTCTAGAAGACCTTGAAATTGCAATGAGAAAGAGGCGATTGCCGAGGAGGTATGCTCGGGAATTTTTACGGCGCACCAGAAGTAACTTGTTTTCAAAATCAATTGGGTGGAAACAATTTCTATCCTTGATGGAGCAGAAGGAGCCAACAATACTGCGTGCATACACAACACTGTGTTTGAGCAAGTCTGGGACACTtcacaaaaatcaaatccTTGCATCTTTAAAAAGTGCAGGCCTTCCAGCCAATGAAGATAATGCTGCTGCCATGCTGCGGTACTTAAATGCAGATTCAGAACAATCCATCTCATATAGCCATTTTCGCAATTTCATGCTCCTGCTTCCTTCAGAGCGCCTTGAAGATGACCCTCG GAACATTTGGTTTGAAGCTGCTACTTTGGTTGCTGTCCCACCACCTGTAGAGATATCGACAGGAAGTGTTCTGAAGTCTGCGTTAGCTGGAGGTCTTGCTAGTGCACTTTCTACCTCCATGATGCATCCCATTGATTCAATGAAG ACACGTGTACAAGCATCTTCACTTTCATTTCCAGATCTCATATCAACACTTCCACAAATAGGGATCCGAGGACTTTATCGGGGCTCTATCCCTGCAATTCTTGGACAGTTTTCAAG CCATGGTTTGAGAACAGGGATATTTGAGGCAAGCAAGCTTGTCTTGAAAAGTGTTGCTCCAACACTTCCAGATATTCAG GTTCAATCACTCTCTTCCTTCTGCAGCACCATCCTTGGAACAGCAGTCCGTATTCCTTGTGAGGTTCTCAAGCAGCGTTTGCAGGCTGGAATCTTCAATAATGTAGGGGAAGCCATTGTTGGCACCATGCAAAAAGATGGTCCAAAGGGCTTCTTTCGTGGGACTGGGGCCACTCTTTGCCGAGAGGTTCCTTTCTATGTTGCCGGAATGTGCCTTTATGCAGAAGCTAAAAAG GCGGCACAACATGTCTTGAACAGAGACTTAGAACCATGGGAAACTGTTGCAGTGGGAGCGTTTTCTGGAGGACTTGCAGCGGTTGTCACCACTCCCTTTGATGTGATGAAGACTCGAATGATGACTGCTCCACCAGGCACACCAGTCACCATGCAGTTGATAGTCTTCTCCATCCTTCGAAACGAGGGTCCTCTTGGGCTGTTCAAGGGTGCAATCCCTCGCTTCTTCTGGATTGCTCCTCTTGGAGCAATGAACTTTGCAGGCTACGAACTCGCCAAGAAAGCAATGATCCAAGCTGAGAGTGATTCCACAGACTCTCTACATGAGAAGAGAACCACATATGGCTGA
- the LOC121056008 gene encoding protein transport protein Sec61 subunit beta-like, with amino-acid sequence MARSSSQSQSSVGAAAASARPSTVGPRGTPAAAAGMRRRRASTTGGSGGFSGAGGSNMLRFYTDEAPGLRLSPTMVLVMSLCFIGFVTALHVFGKLYRSRTAASASASA; translated from the coding sequence ATGGCTCGCTCCTCCTCGCAGTCCCAGTCctccgtcggcgccgccgccgcctccgcccgcccgTCCACCGTCGGCCCCCGCGGCACGCCCGCTGCGGCCGCCggcatgcgccgccgccgcgcctccacCACCGGCGGCTCCGGGGgcttctccggcgccggcggtagCAACATGCTGCGCTTCTACACCGACGAGGCGCCGGGCCTGCGCCTCTCCCCCACCATGGTGCTCGTCATGTCGCTCTGCTTCATAGGCTTCGTCACCGCCCTCCACGTCTTCGGCAAGCTCTACCGctcccgcaccgccgcctccgcttccgcctccgcctaa